The Streptomyces uncialis genomic interval TCTGACCGTCGGGAAGGCGGACGAGGAGGGGCGGGAGCGGTTCGTCCTGCCGCCCGAGCACGCGGCGGTGCTGGCGTTCGAGGAGTCACCGTTCTTCATCGCGGGCGCGGCGCGTCTGGTGCCTGCCCTGTCGATGATGCTCGACGGTGTGACCGAGGGTTTCCGCTCGGGCGGCGGGCTGACACCTGAGCAGTACCCCGAGTCGCTGTACCGGACGATGTGGCAGATGAGTGCGAGCTGGCTGGACTCCCTGCTGCTGCCGCAGTGGGTGCCCGCCGTCGACGGTCTGGCGCGGGCTCTGGAGGACGGTACGCGCGTCGCCCATGTCGGCAGCGGTGGCGGCCGGGCCCTCGTCCTGCTCGCCGGGCGCTTCCCCCGTTCCCGGTTCGTCGGGTACGACCGGCTGCGGCTGAACGTGGAGCGCGCCCGTCGGGCGGCCCAGGAGGCCGGGGTGGCGGACCGGGTGGAGTTCGTCGAGGCCGACGCCCGGGAGGCGCTGTCCGGGGAGCACGGCCTGATCATGTCCTTCGACGTCCTGCACGATGCCCCCGATCCGGGCGGGACCCTGCGCGCGGTGCGCTCGGCGCTCGCCCCCGGCGGGGTGTTCCTGCTGCTGGAGAGCAACGGCGTCGACCGTGCCGTCGAGAACACCGGGTCCGGTGCCGCCCTGCTGTACGGGGCGAGCGTGCTGTACAGCGTGCCCATCACCCGGGCCGGCGAGGGTCCTTCGCTCGGGATGCTGGGGCTGCCACCCGGCACCCTGCGCACGCTGTGCGAGGAGGCGGGCCTGACCTCGGTACGGCCGATGCCCAGCCCGACGCCCTTCAACGCGCTGTACGAGATTCGTCCCTGAACACGGTTCCCCGCACGATCCGGTACTCCCTCTCTCGGAAGGGAAGATGGTGACAGCACAGGTGCCGCCGCCGCGCGACGGACACGACAGGACCGGACCGGGCAGCGCGGAGTTCTCCGCGCAGCGCCCCGTGTGGCGCGCGCCCGACGACGACGCGCTCGCCGGGCTGGACTTCGCGACCGTCACGGTTCCGGTGGACCATGCCCGCCCCCAGGGCCCGACCCTCGATCTGGCGCTGGCCCGGCACCGGGCCCGCTCCCCCGGGCGGCGGCGCGGGGTACTGCTGGTCGGCCCCGACGACCCGGGCAACCGGGGCACCCTCCTGGTGCCGGATCTGGTGCGGTCGCTGCCGGGCGAGGTGCTCGACAGCTACGACCTCGTGGGGTTCGATCACCGGTTCAGCGGGCTCAGCGAGCCTCTGACCTGCGGGCTGAGCCCCGAGCAGTGGCTGTGGATCTTCCACAGCCAGCAGGGCTTCGACGCGGAGGTGGAGTTCCAGCGCGGTGTGGTCGAGCGGTGCTTCCAGGAGGCGGCGGACGTCCTGCCCCATGTGACGTCGCGGAACATCGCACGGGACATGGAGGTCATCCGCGCCGCGCTGGGCGAGGAGCGGATCTCCTATCTCGGCTACTCCTACGGCAGCTATCTGGGCGCGGTGTGGACCCAGATGTCCGGCGAGCACGCCGACCGGGTGGTCCTCGACAGCGTCATCGACCCCGACTCGGTGTGGCGTCCGATGTTCCTCGGCTACGCGGCCAGTTGCGAGACGGCACTGGGCAACTGGGCGCGCTGGGCCGCCGAGCGCCACGGCGAACTCGGCCTGGGCGCTACCGGGCAGCGGGTGCGTACGGCGGTCGACCGGCTGGTCGAGCGGGCGGACCGCTCCCCGGTGCCGGTCGCCGGGATGCCCGTGGACGGCACCATGCTGCGGCTGTTCACCATGGTGCTGCTGAGCATGGACCGGGCCTGGGGTGTCCTCGCCGACATCCTGCGGGCCGCCGCGCACGGCGGCGAGGCGTCGCCGTCGTCGCTGCGGACCCTGGGCGAGATGTTCGGGCGGGGCAAGGAGGAGAGCGCCGCCGTGGCGCAGTTGGCGGTCCTGTGCGGTGACGCGGCCTGGCCGCGGGACCTCGATGTGTACCGCCGGGGCCTGGCCGGGCACGGTGAGCGGTTCCGGTTCATCGGACCCGCGATGGCCGGCCCGAAGGCCGGTGCGTTCTGGCCGCTGCCGCCCCGGGAGCCGGTGACCGTGTTCGGTGCGGACAACCGTGCGGAGAGCCATTTGCTGGTGCAGTCGGCCGAGGACATGTTCACGCCCGCCCATGGTGCTGTTCGGCTGCGCGGGCAGTTGCCGCGCACCGCCCGGCTGGTCACGGTGGCCGGATCGGCGCATCACCGGGTCTTCCCGTTCCAGGGCGATCCCGGTGTGAACGAGGTGGCGACCGAGTACCTGCTCACCGGGAAGCTCCCGGACACGGACGTGACCCTCACCGGCCGGCCGTCGACGCCGGAGGAGCGACGGACGGACAGCGGCGGACAGCGGGGGAGCCGGTCATGAGCGAGGTGCGGACGGACGCCGTCCGGAGTTTCCAGACGCAGGAGCTGACCTGGACGGAGGCCGACGAACAGGCCCTGGGCAGTCTCGAATGCGCCCGGTTGAGCGTCCCGCTGGACTACGCCAGGCCGGACGGAGGCACCCTCACCCTCGGTCTGGTCCGGCACCGGGCGACCGCGCCGGAGCGGCGGCGGGGTGTGCTGCTGATCGGCCCCGGGGACGATCTGGGCAACCGGGGCACCCTCCTGGGCGCCCAACTGGTGGGAACGCTGCCGAAGGAGGTACTGGCGCAGTACGACGTGGTGGCGTTCGACCACCGGTTCATGGGGCGCAGCAGTCCGGTGGTGTGCGGCCTGGACCCGGAGGAGCGGTTCTGGGTCTTCCACCAGCCTCGGGACTTCGACCACGAGGTGCGGTTCCAGGCGAACGTGGCGGCGAAGGTCGCCGAGCACGCCCTGGACATCCTGCCGTACGCCAATTCGCGGAACATCGCACGGGACATGGAGGTGATCCGCGGGGCGCTCGGTGAGCAGCGGATCTCCTATCTCGGCTACTCCTACGGCACCTATCTGGGCGCGGTGTGGACCCAGATGTTCGGCGAGCACGCCGACCGGGTGGTCCTCGACAGCGTCTGCAGCCCCGACTGGGTGTGGCGCGGGCTGTTCACCGACTTCCCGCCCAACGGTGAGCGGGCGCTGACGCGCTGGGCGCGCTGGGCGGCGCCGCGCGACACGGGGCTGGGGCTGGGTGCTTCCGCGGCCCTGGTGCGGGCTTCCTACGACCGGCTGCTGGCCAGGGTGGACGCCGGTGAACCGGTGGCGGTGGCGGGGTTCCCACTGGACCGCACCCTGGCGCGACTGCTCGTGGTGGGGATGCTGAACAGTGACCGCAACTACGGCTTCCTCGGGGACATCATCCGTTCGGCCGTGCACGGCGGTCCGCTGGAGCCGGCGACGACGGGCTTTCTGGCCTCGATGTTCGGGCAGCCGAAGGAGGAGAGCGGTACGGTCGCGCAGATGGCCATTCTCGCCGGTGACTGGGCGTGGCCGCGGAACGTGGACGTGTACCGGCGGGACATGGAACGCGCGGCGCGCAGTCATCCGTTCACCGGGGCGGCGATGGCGGGGATCAAGGCGACGGCCTTCTGGCCGGTGCCGCCGAGCGAGCCGGTGACGGCGCTGGGCGAGGGCAACGCCGCGGAGAGTGTCCTGCTCGTGCAGTCGGCCGAGGACATGTCGACCCCGCACGCGGCCGCGGTACGGATGGGTGAGGTGCTGCGGCACAACTCCCGGCTGCTCACCCTGGAGGGCTCGGCGCACCATCGGGTCTTCCCGTTCTACGGTGATCCGGGTGTCGACGAGGTCGTCACGTCGTATCTGATCGACGGGGTGCTGCCCGGGTCCGATGTGACGCTCACCCACCGGGAGCCGCAGGTCTGACGGGTGTGCGGGCGTGGTCGCGGGGTGCGGTGCAAGCTGCCGCACCCCGCGCGGCCGGTCGCGGGTCAGGTCAGGAAGTCTCGTGCCGGGTTGGCCCGGGGGTAGCGCCTGACGTACTCCAGGAACCGGGCCAGGGTGTCGTCGCTGCGGGTCAGCATGCCGGGGCGGAACCGGATGGTCGTCAGGACCGGGGCGTCGTCGGCGAACATCCCCATCATCAGTTCCATGGCCCGGTCGAGGAACGCCTCCGTCGCCGGCGGTTCCTCGCCGTCCTCGCGGCGCGCGCCGAGGACGAAGACGGGCCTGGACGCCCCGGGCCGGACCGGGCACAGGGCGGTGATCCAGAAGAACCAGCGGCCGTCGAGAGTTCCGGTCTGCCAGAAGATGTTGGTTCCGTGAATGTCGACCCGCAGGTCGAGCCGGCTGCCGTCGGGTTCGCTGACGCGCAGGGGGTAGCCCATCGAGTGATCGGTGGCGCTGACCGCGTCCTTGGGGTCCTCTTCCATCGTGAACTCGTGCTGGAGGCCGAAGTGCTGGAGGTCAAGGGTCTGCGCGGTCACCAGCCAGGGGTCGAAGGGCGCCTCGTCGAGGACGGAGTGGCGGAACACCAGCTCGTCCTGCGGATAGGGGAGATCCGGGACGTCGAACGTGGGCCGCTCGCCGTTGAACGCCCAGACGATCCCGTGCCGCTCCCGTGCCGGGAAGCGGAACAGCCGTGCCCCCGGCGGCACCGGGTCGCCGATGCCCGTCACCGCGCACATCCCGGCGCCGTCGTACTCCCAGCGGTGGAAGCGGCACCGCAGCCGATCTCCCACCACCTCCCCCACCGACAGATCAGCGCCGAGATGGACGCAGTACGCGCTGAGCACCCGGGCCTCGCCGCCGCCGGCGGCCCGGAACGCGACCACCCGGCCACCCAGGAAGTCCGCGCCGACCACCGAACCCGCGGTCAGTTCGTCCGACAGACAGACCGGGAACCAACTCTGGCTGTACAGACCGTCCTCCCCCTCCCCGGGTACGGGAGGACCGAGTTCCCGGTGGGGTGATTCCTCGGCGGACGGAATGCCGGAACGATCGAGCCCGGTCATGACAACTCCCCTGCCGCGATAAGGCGGCCCGTAGTCATTGATGCTCTTTCTTTTTCCCTGCGAAATTGTTTCCACGGCCTGATCGGCACGTCAACCCCTCGCCCGATCAGGCAGGGCACAGCAATCTGCGAGAAGTGGCATACGGCGGCTCGCGGCTATTGTTTCCAGAACTGCGCACACCCACAGCAGACTGCGACTTCCGGAAGGAATTGGCATGCCGGCTCAGCGGGAAAACCCCCCGGGGAACGACTCCCCCGGCGCGTCGACGGCCGCGAACAAGGCGGTGGTGCGGCAGATGATCGACACCTGGAACAACGGCGACCTCGCGGGGATGATGCGGTTCTGGTCCCCGGACATGGTCCATCACGGCCGGGACGGAAGCCCGATGCCCGGCGCGGACGTCGCCGCCGAGATGGCGCGGTTCATGCGGGCCTTCCCCGATCTGCGTCTCACGGTGCACAGCCTGGTCGCGGAGGACGATCTGGTGTCCACCCGGCTCACCGTGGAGGGCACTCACCAGGGCGAGTACCTGGGTCTGCCGCCCACCGGCCGCAAGGTGAGCTGCGCGCTGCTCGGCCAGCTGCGCATCGATTCCGGCACCGTGGTCGAGCACTGGGGTGTGGCCGACGGACTGTATCTGCTGGAACAGCTCGGACTCCTGCCCGCCGATCTCCTCCAGGCCACCGCCTGACATCCCGTGCTCAGTTCTCCGTCGGTTCACGTCGCTGAGGGGAGTCGCTCTTATGACGCAGTACGCCACCGCGGCGCAGCGGAAATCCACTTACGAGGAAACCGTCCGCCGATTCCGTGGAGCCGTGCTTTTCACCCATGAATACTCGGTGATCCAGGATGTTCTCACACCGGATTTCGTGGATCATTTCGCGCCGCCCTGGGATCCGCCCGGGCGGGAGGGTGTGGCGCACCGGTTCGGTCAGGCCGCTGACGCCCTGACCACCCGCCGGGTGGAGGTGGTGGTCTCGGTGTGCGAGGGCGACATCCTCGCGCAGGCGATCGAACTGCACTTCGAACACACCGGTGAGTTCATGGGTCTGCCGCCCACCGGACGCGCCTTCACCATCGGCGGCTCCAACACCTTCCGGTTCCGGGAGGGAAGGATCGCCGAGCACTGGGGGGTGTTCGATGTCGCGAAGATCCCGGACCTGCTCGCCGCCGCCCCGGGCCCCGAAGGGGGCTGGAGTTCCATGTGGGAACCGGGTGCCCCCCATGGCGGGCGGCCCGCGAACGGTGCCCCGGGGCCGGGGTGAGAGCCCGGCGCGCGCTGATCATCGGGGCGGGCCCCGCCGGACTCGCAACCGCCGTCCTGCTGCGCCGCGCGGGTCTGGAGACCCGGGTGCACGAAGGCGCGCCAGGCCCGCGGACGGGCGGCAGCGCGCTGACGCTGTGGCCGAACGCGCTCACGGCGCTGGAGAGCGTCGGTGTCGCCGCGGCGGTGCTGGCCCGCAGCGCGCCGAGCGCCGGGCTCGCGATGCGTACCGCGGGTGGTGACACCTTGCAGTACACGTCCCCGGATCTTCTGGAGCGGTGCGGGGGCACCGGACGGGCGCTGCTGCGCGCTGATCTTCTCGACGCCCTGTACGGCGCGTACGGGGCGGAGGAGGTGCGGTTCGGGGACCGCTGTGTCGCCGTCGGGGAGGAGCACGGGGTCGTCGTCGCCCGGTTCGACGACGGCCGGGAGGAGGAGGGCGATCTGCTGATCGGGGCGGACGGCATCCGCTCCCGGGTGCGCGCGTCGCTCTTCGGGGGCGGCGATCTGCGGTACAGCGGGTACGCGGTGAGCCGTGGCGTGGCGTCCGTCGCGGAGCCCGGTCATCCGGCCCTGCTCTCCCTGGGCGCCGGACGGCAGTTCGGGCTGTTCCCGCTCCCGAACGGCAGGATGTACTGGTTCGCGGCCTTCGCCGCCCCCGAGAGGAGGACGGTGGGCAGTACCGGGCATCTGCCGTTCCTCCTGGAGCGTTTCGGTGACTGGCACGATCCCGTACCGCGGGTGCTGCGGGCCACCGATCCGGCGGACGTGAGTGTGACGGGCATCCACGACCGGCGTCCGCTGCGGCACTGGGGCACAGGTGCGGTGACCCTGGTGGGTGACGCCGCCCATCCGAGCGCCCCGGCGATGGGGCAGGGCACCTGTCAGGCGTTCGAGGACGCGGTGGTGCTCGCTCGTCATCTCGCCGGTACCGACGATGTCCCGGGGGCGCTGCGCGCGTACGCGGCGCGGCGCCGGCGGCGGGCGCATTCCGTCACCGTCCAGTCCCACTGGATGGGCCGGATGGGCCAGTGGCGCCATCCGCTGCTGTGCGGGGTGCGGGACGGACTGATCGCAGTGATGCCCCAGTCGGCCCAACTGCGGGGCTTGCGCGGCATGTTCGCGTTCGACGCCGCCTGACGGGCCTTCACCGACCGGATCGACGAGCTCCAAGGAGACCCCATGGATCAGCTGGATCCTGCGAAGGAGTCCGCCGCGACCGGCTCCCCGGCCGCCGGGGACCAGCCACCGAAGGTACGGGTCCCCGTGCACCGGGTCCTGCTGCGGCTGTGCTCCCTCACCCTCGCGGTGGCCGCCGAGGCTTTGGTGACCCTCCCGGTCCTGGCCGTCGTACGGGCGGTGCGGGGCCGGGACGCCGCCGGACGCTTCCTGCGCCGCCGGCTCGTACGGCGGATCCAGGCCCTCGGGCCCACCTTCGTGAAGTTCGCGCAGATCGCGGGCGCCCGCCGGGATGTGCTTCCGGGGCCCCTGTGCGACGAGCTGTCCCGGCTCCATGACTCGGTGCGGCCCATCACCGCCCGGCAGTCCCGGCGGGCCTGGCGCAAGGCGTACGGCGGCGCGCCCCCGCCGTTCCTGGCCGGACTCGACGCCGTTCCGGTGGCGGGTGGCAGCATCGCGTGTGTGTACCGCGGGGTGCTGCATGACGGCCGCGTGGTCGCGCTGAAGCTGAAACGTCCCGGTATCGACGGGGTGATGCGGGCGGACCTGGCACTGATCCGCGCGCTGGTACGGGCGTGCGAACGTCTTCCCCAGCTGCGGGGGATGCCGATGGCCGATCTCGTGGGGTATGTCAGCAACGCCATCCTGGGCCAGCTCGACCTGCGCCGCGAGGAGGCGAACATCGTCCGGCTGCGGGAGAACCTGGCGGCCGTGCCCGATGTGGATGTCCCCGAGCTCCATCCGCGGCTGTCCCGGCCGACGTGTCTGGTCTTCGAATTCATCCCGGAGTTGGACACAGGTACTCCGGGGACCCTGCCCGACCCGGTGCGGGCCAGACTCGCCTCCGCCGTGCTGTCCGCGGCGCACAAGATGATGTTCGTGGACGGGTTCGTGCACTGCGACCCGCATCCGGGGAACATCTATCTCCTGCCGCGGGGGCGGGCGGTGATCCTCGACGCCGGGTACAGCGTCCAACTCCCGGACCGGGTGCGGAACCTGATCGGCGGGTTCTTCTCCGCGCTGGCCTCCGGGGACGGCCGCCGGTGCGGGGAGATCATGCTGGCGAGCATGGCCGACGTCGGTCCTGACTGCGACACGGACGCCTTCGTGGACGACATCGCGGAGCTCGTCGCGCGGTCGGCGGGGCCGGGCAACGCCTTCGCCATGGCGCCGTTCGGCAACGGGGTCTTCGAGGTGCAGAGCGCCCACCGGCTTTACGCCGCCTCGGACTTCGCCTTCCCGATCATGTCGTTGATGATTCTGGAGAGCACCGTGCGGGGCCTGTGGCCGGAGGCGGACTTCCAGCAGGTGGGTGCCGCGGCGCCGCAGTGAGACAGCGGCGCCGTCCGTGACCCCGGGCGGACCACCGCCCGCCGGACCCCCGGAGGGCGGCGGGCGGCGGGCGTCCGTGCCGGGTCAGCCGGCGGGCTGGAGCAGGAAGAACTCGTTCCCGTCCGGGTCCTTGAAGCTGGCGTTGGAGCCGCCGAAAGGCATCTGCTCCGGCGGACGGGTGAAGGTCACGCCACGGCCCACGAGTTCCTCATGGGTCGCCTTGATGTCCTCGGTGACCAGCTGGATGTCCGTGAACCTGCCGATCTTGCCCTCCTCGTAGACGGGGAAGTCCTTAGTGCAGAGCACGATCCGGGTCTGGGAGCCGGGGGGCGCGACCTCGACCCAGCGGACGGGCCCGAAGCTCTGGTCCTCCCGGAGCTCGAAGCCGAGGGTGTTCACATAGAAGTCGACGGCCTTGTCCTGGTCGTTGACGAAGACGTCGATCGTACCGATGTGCGAGATCACGGTTCCTCCTGATATATCCGGGCACCGAGGGCGCCGTCGTTGATGTGCTGGACGAGTGGTGTGCGGTGGGAGCGCCGCTACGACGCGGTTTCCGCCCCGGCGGCGGTGTCCCGCTCACCGTCGGACGTCGGCGTGGCGTCCGCGTCCGCGTCCGCCACGATCTCCGCCCGGGGCGCGAGCAGCAGCACGAGCAGCGCGCCCAAGACGACGAACGCCGCACCGCCGAGCATGGCGAGCTGGAATCCCTCCATGAACGCGGCGTGTCCCGCGTCGGCCGCGGCCCGCGCCACCGAGGCCGGTGTGCCCTCCGGCACGGGCACGACGCCCTGGGAGACGACCTTGCTCATCTGTTCGAGTGACGTGGCGAGAGGTTCGGGCACGTCCGCGTCCGCCAGTTCCTGCGGCAGCACGGTGCTGACCCGGGCCGAGATCATCGAGCCGAGGGCGGCCGTACCGAGGACACCGCCGAGCATCAGGGCCGTCTGCTGGAGCCCGGACGCCACGCCCGTGAGCTGGCTGGGCGCGCTGTTGACAATCATCTCGATGGCGGTGGGGGCGACCATGCCCATGCCCACCCCGAGCGGGGCGAGGAACGGCCACATCGCGTGGTACGAGGAGTCCCCCGTCATCCAGGAGAGCCCCAGGAGGGCCACCGCGATCAGGGACAGACCGAGCGAGAGCGGGACCCTGGGCCCGAACCGCTGGTTGAGCACGGCTCCCGTCGGCGCGCCGACACCGAACAGCACGGTGAACGGCAGCAGTCCGAGTCCCGCCTGCATCGGCTCGAAACCGTGCACCTGCTGGAGGTACAGCGCCAGGTAGAACGTGGCGCCGAAGGCGGCGAACCCGCCGACGAGCAGGGCCGTCGTACCGATCGAGATGGCGCGCAGCCGGAACAGCGAGGGTGGGAGGAGCGCTTCGGCGGTCGTGCGTTCGCGCAGGACGAACAGCGTGCCGAGGACGAGCGCCGCGGCGAACGAGCCGAGTGTCCGGCCCGCCCCCCAGCCGTGTTCGGGGACCTGGATGATTCCCCAGACCAGGGCGAACAGCGTGGCGGTGAGCAGGACGACACCGGGCAGATCGAAGGACCGGCCGGCGCCCTCCGGGCGGATCGCGGGGATCGCCCATGCCCCGAGGGCGAACGCGGCGACCCCGACGACCAGGTTGACGAAGAAGACCCAGCGCCAGTTCAGCAGGTCCACCATCACCCCGCCGATGAAGGGTCCGGCCGCCATGGCCAGGGCGCCGACGGCGCTCCAGACCCCGATGGCCACCTTCAGCCTGTCCTTGGGGAAGGTGGCCTTGAGCACTGCGAGTCCGCTGGGTGCGAGCACCGCGCCGCTGATGCCCTGGAGGACGCGCCAGAAGATCAGCATGCCGATGTTGTCGGCGAGGCCCGCCATCACCGAGGTGGCGGAGAAGGCGGCCATCCCGATGAGGAAGAACTTCTTGTGCCCGTAGCGGTCACCGAGTTTTCCCGCGGTGACCAGCACACAGGCGACGGCCAGCATGTAGCCGTTGGTCACCCACTGGAGCGTGGAGAGGTCGGTGTCGAGATCGACGGCGATGACCGGGTTGGCCACGGCGACGACGGTGCCGTCCAGGGCCTCCATCATCGTGCCCAGGGCGACCGCGGTCAGGACGATCCAGGGGCTGCGGAGGCCGTTGCTGCTGCGGTCGCCGGCCGTGGGGGCCGCGGAGCCGGCCGGGCCCGCGCTCCGCCCGGCCTGCTTCGGATCTTGAACCACGATGTGGTCCTTCCCTTCTCAGCGGGTTCAGCCCCGGCTGTCGTTGAGGCTGAACCAGTTGCCGGAGTCGTCGCGGAACACCGCCTCCGTACCGAAGGGCCGCTTGACCGGTTCCTGGACGAACGTGACTCCCGCCTGGCGCAGCCGTTCGTACGTGGCACGGGTGTTCTCCACGTGCAGCACGCCGACGCCGATGACTCCCTTGGCGATGAGGTCCCGGAAGTGCGCGGTGGTCTCCTCGTCGTACTCGGGGGGCCCGACCTTGCGCAGGACCATCTCGACCTCGGGCTCGTCCTTGGGGCCGACGGTGAGCCAGCGCAGTTCGCCTATGGTCATGTCGTTGCGGACCTCGAACCCGAGCTTCTCGGTGTAGAAGGCCTTCGCGGAATCCTGGTCGAGCACCGGGATGGTGACATGGGAGAGACGAGCGCGCATGGACTTCCTTCCGACGTGGAGCAGTTGAGCTGTGAGCAGACGTTATCGAGGCGTCCGGTCAGTGACATCTCCTGGATTGCGGACCTTGGTTCCGCTTGTGTCCGGGGGGTTGCGCGGATCGTCCGGAGGGTCCTGGGGCGCGCTCGCGGTCCGCGGTCCGGCGGTGACGCCCTCACGGCGGGCACACATGAACAGGTAGCACCCGGGGATGGGCGGAGGGCCGCCCTGCCGCGCGATCTCCCCCCGGTAGGCGGTCGGGGAGACACCCACGACCTCGGAGAACCGGGAGCTGAACGAGCCGACGCTCGAATACCCGACGAGATGGCAGATCTCCGCCACCGTGAGGTTCGTGGCGCGCAGCAGATCGCGGGCCCGTTCGATACGCCGCTGGGTCAGATAGCGGCCGGGTGTCTCGCCGTACGCCGCCTGGAACGAGCGCAGGAAGTGGAAGCGCGAGCACCCGGCCTCGGCGGCCAGGGTGGTGAGATCCAGCGGATCGGCGTACGAGCGGTCCATCAGGTCCTTCGCCCGGCGCAGAAACGGGAGCAGTCCGGAGGAGGGGAGTTCGTGGCCTGGCATGACCTCATTAATGGGTGCACTTCCTCACCGTGCGAACGGATTCGGACATCCCGCGGCCACCGGCGTGGAGCGCTGCGCGGCAGGGTGCCGGCCGCCCACGGCCACCGCCCGAACGGGACGGGTGGACACGCGTCGGCGGTGCGGACGTGGCCCTCGCTCTCCCTGCCCGCGGTCCGGCCCGCCAGGACGGCGGGGCGAGCCCGCCGTCACCACGGGGGCCCACGCCGGTGCCCGTCGCCGTGTCCTCCCCGGCGGGCAGCCCGCCGACGGTGTCCGGCTACTCGATTGCGCAGTGACCTTTCTAGCAGCGGGGCAGGGTGCGGACAAGTGGCCTTCAGGTCGTCAGGTCCGGCCGTGACCTAGGGCCTCAACCGCGTTCGTCCGCACTCTGGTTGAGCCCCAGGACATTGCCGTCCGGATCGGTGAAGGTGGCCTGCCGTCCCCATGGAGTGGCCCTCGGGCCCTCGACCGTCACCCCGCGCTCCCGCAGCCGCGCGCAGTCCGCGTCCACGTCCGTCGTCCGCAGGAGCAGTCCCCGGCCGCTGCCCGGCGCCATCGTCTCGAACCAGTCGACGAGCACCAGGCTGGTGTCCGCCCCTTTCGGTGCGACCTGCAACCACCTTCCGTGCACGCCCGGCTGATCCCTGAGCAGTTCGAAGCCGACGGTCCCGACGTAGAAGTCCTTGGCCTTCTCCTGGTCCGACACCGGCACCGAGAAGAGCTGCACATGCGTGATTCCCATCCACCGACGATAGGAGGGGCCGCCGCCACGATCACCCACTTCGTCCGTGGACGTCATGGATTCCACCGAACGGCGGAATCCGGTTGCCGCACCGCCACTTCCCCCGAGGACGCCCCTCGGGGAGGGGGGTGTACAGGTCGGCGCCGGACCACCGGAGGCGTCCACTCCGGTCGCATCACGCGGTAATCCGGCATATATGGCGGTACATACACCTCAGCATGCCGCCCAGAACCTCAACTGATCCTATATCTTTACAAAGTGACCGACCGGCGGGACGATGCGATCCAGGCATGGCGGAAGGGTGCGACGACCCTCATATCCGCAGGCAGAGGGCACGCGTGCGAGGGAGAAGCAACGGGCACCTATCCCAGGAACGCTATATCTTATAGAAACACACAAGCTGCTTTGAGCCAGAATCCATCGGTTTGTGATCCTCTCTTCTATATGAAGAGCGAACTTATAAGAATATGACACGGCGTCTATGCCGTGTGCCGGCTGGACCCGTACGGCCTTGATTCCGTGGGCATCCAGCCGACTGGGGTGAAACGTGTCCGTGTCCGTGTCACAGCGCTTCCTCGCCCGGCCCCTCCAACGTCTGAGGGGCGGTCTGATCACCCCCGCGGCCACCGTCGCCACGTTCGAACGCAGAGGCTTCCATCCGGGCGCCGAGCCCGACCGGCGGGCCCTGGAGGCGGCGGGCACGACCTTCCTGTCCGGGCTGCGCAGCGCGACCTCCGGGACCGGGGTCGACCGGCTCGGGGACACCCTCACCGGCTCCGTACCCCGCGAACGGCAGGGATTCGCCTTCGAGGGGGCCGCGATGGGACTCGCCCTGCTCGACGCCGTCGGCCCGCGCCACGACCGGGTGGCCGGCCTGCTGAAGACCTCGGGGGCCGCCCACACCTATATGGTCCATGTCGGCGCGGGCTGGGCGCTCGCACGGCTGCCGCGCCCCCTGTGGCGGCACGCCGTCCCCACCGACCCGCTGCTGCGCTGGCTGGCCCTGGACGGCTACGGCTTCCACGAAGCGTACTTCCGGACCCCGGCCCGCGCCGACGGACGGTGGTCGGCCCGGCTGCCCGGCTGGCCGGGCCCGCCGGACGCCGTTGCCAACGTTGTCGACCAGGGGATCGGCAGAGCCCTGTGGTTCGTGGAGTGCGCGGACCCCGAACGCATCGCGGCACGGCTGCGCGGGTTCGCCCCGCGGCGCCACCCCGATCTGTGGGCCGGGGTGGGACTGGCGGCCGTCT includes:
- a CDS encoding ester cyclase; amino-acid sequence: MTQYATAAQRKSTYEETVRRFRGAVLFTHEYSVIQDVLTPDFVDHFAPPWDPPGREGVAHRFGQAADALTTRRVEVVVSVCEGDILAQAIELHFEHTGEFMGLPPTGRAFTIGGSNTFRFREGRIAEHWGVFDVAKIPDLLAAAPGPEGGWSSMWEPGAPHGGRPANGAPGPG
- a CDS encoding FAD-dependent monooxygenase; amino-acid sequence: MRARRALIIGAGPAGLATAVLLRRAGLETRVHEGAPGPRTGGSALTLWPNALTALESVGVAAAVLARSAPSAGLAMRTAGGDTLQYTSPDLLERCGGTGRALLRADLLDALYGAYGAEEVRFGDRCVAVGEEHGVVVARFDDGREEEGDLLIGADGIRSRVRASLFGGGDLRYSGYAVSRGVASVAEPGHPALLSLGAGRQFGLFPLPNGRMYWFAAFAAPERRTVGSTGHLPFLLERFGDWHDPVPRVLRATDPADVSVTGIHDRRPLRHWGTGAVTLVGDAAHPSAPAMGQGTCQAFEDAVVLARHLAGTDDVPGALRAYAARRRRRAHSVTVQSHWMGRMGQWRHPLLCGVRDGLIAVMPQSAQLRGLRGMFAFDAA
- a CDS encoding ABC1 kinase family protein, whose protein sequence is MDQLDPAKESAATGSPAAGDQPPKVRVPVHRVLLRLCSLTLAVAAEALVTLPVLAVVRAVRGRDAAGRFLRRRLVRRIQALGPTFVKFAQIAGARRDVLPGPLCDELSRLHDSVRPITARQSRRAWRKAYGGAPPPFLAGLDAVPVAGGSIACVYRGVLHDGRVVALKLKRPGIDGVMRADLALIRALVRACERLPQLRGMPMADLVGYVSNAILGQLDLRREEANIVRLRENLAAVPDVDVPELHPRLSRPTCLVFEFIPELDTGTPGTLPDPVRARLASAVLSAAHKMMFVDGFVHCDPHPGNIYLLPRGRAVILDAGYSVQLPDRVRNLIGGFFSALASGDGRRCGEIMLASMADVGPDCDTDAFVDDIAELVARSAGPGNAFAMAPFGNGVFEVQSAHRLYAASDFAFPIMSLMILESTVRGLWPEADFQQVGAAAPQ
- a CDS encoding VOC family protein, producing MISHIGTIDVFVNDQDKAVDFYVNTLGFELREDQSFGPVRWVEVAPPGSQTRIVLCTKDFPVYEEGKIGRFTDIQLVTEDIKATHEELVGRGVTFTRPPEQMPFGGSNASFKDPDGNEFFLLQPAG
- a CDS encoding MFS transporter, translating into MVQDPKQAGRSAGPAGSAAPTAGDRSSNGLRSPWIVLTAVALGTMMEALDGTVVAVANPVIAVDLDTDLSTLQWVTNGYMLAVACVLVTAGKLGDRYGHKKFFLIGMAAFSATSVMAGLADNIGMLIFWRVLQGISGAVLAPSGLAVLKATFPKDRLKVAIGVWSAVGALAMAAGPFIGGVMVDLLNWRWVFFVNLVVGVAAFALGAWAIPAIRPEGAGRSFDLPGVVLLTATLFALVWGIIQVPEHGWGAGRTLGSFAAALVLGTLFVLRERTTAEALLPPSLFRLRAISIGTTALLVGGFAAFGATFYLALYLQQVHGFEPMQAGLGLLPFTVLFGVGAPTGAVLNQRFGPRVPLSLGLSLIAVALLGLSWMTGDSSYHAMWPFLAPLGVGMGMVAPTAIEMIVNSAPSQLTGVASGLQQTALMLGGVLGTAALGSMISARVSTVLPQELADADVPEPLATSLEQMSKVVSQGVVPVPEGTPASVARAAADAGHAAFMEGFQLAMLGGAAFVVLGALLVLLLAPRAEIVADADADATPTSDGERDTAAGAETAS
- a CDS encoding VOC family protein, whose amino-acid sequence is MRARLSHVTIPVLDQDSAKAFYTEKLGFEVRNDMTIGELRWLTVGPKDEPEVEMVLRKVGPPEYDEETTAHFRDLIAKGVIGVGVLHVENTRATYERLRQAGVTFVQEPVKRPFGTEAVFRDDSGNWFSLNDSRG